The Vicingaceae bacterium genome segment GTTATTTTTGGCGAATGGACTATCGAAAACGGATATGTGTTGTTGATTCAACATAAAGATAATTGGGTGAGTGCTCTATATGCATTGTGGTGCTTTGCTTAAGAAAAAAGGTGACGAAGTGAGAACCGGAGAACCGGTGGCGTTGGTGGGCAACAAAGGGGAAAACACTTCAGGTCCG includes the following:
- a CDS encoding hypothetical protein (possible pseudo, frameshifted), which translates into the protein MHCGALLKKKGDEVRTGEPVALVGNKGENTSGPHLHFELWHNGNPVDPASYIIFE